One Cyprinus carpio isolate SPL01 chromosome B25, ASM1834038v1, whole genome shotgun sequence genomic region harbors:
- the LOC109061583 gene encoding stonustoxin subunit alpha-like isoform X1, translated as MCVCRLSGCMVTEEGCSYLSSALSSNPSHLRELDLSYNHPGQSGVKLLSDKLKDQNCSLKILNLDHGEPFRIQPGLQKYFCDLTLDPNTASTQLILSENGEVKYVDEQQPYPDHPDRFKDIPQVLCRESLTGRHYWEVERTGWARVAVAYKTISKEGTVGKFGYNNKSWCLFCTIDGFVVWHNNLSNSIPAPSPSSKRVGVYLDWPAGTLSFYSVSDTHTLTHLHTFNTTFTEPLYAGFKVFHSSLSLCKITQQTNN; from the exons ATGTGTGTttgtaggttgtctggctgtatggtgacagaagAAGGCTGTAGTtatctgtcttcagctctgagctcaaacccctcacacctgagagagctggatctgagctacaatcacccaggacaatCAGGAGTCAAGCTGCTCTCTGACAAACTGAAAGATCAAAACTGCTCACTAAAGATACTCAA TTTGGACCATGGAGAGCCTTTCAGGATCCAGCCAGGACTGCAAAAAT atttctgtgatctcacactggatccaaacacagcgaGCACTCAACTCATTCTGTCTGAGAACGGAGAGGTGAAATATGTGGATGAGCagcagccgtatcctgatcatccagacagatttaaAGATATTCCTCAGGTTCTGTGTCgagagagtctgactggacgTCATTACTGGGAGGTTGAACGGACTGGCTGGGCTCGTGTAGCAGTGGCCTATAAAACAATCAGCAAAGAAGGGACTGTTGGTAAGTTTGGATACAATAACAAGTCCTGGTGTCTCTTCTGCACTATTGATGGATTTGTTGTCTGGCACAACAATCTGAGCAACAGCATTCCTGCTCCTTCACCCTCCTCTAAAAGAGTAGGAGTGTATCTGGACTGGCCGGCCggcactctgtccttctacagcgtctctgacacacacacactcacacacttacacacattcaacaccacattcactgaacctcTCTATGCTGGATTTAAGGTTTTTCATTCCTCACTGTCACTGTGTAAGATCACACAACAGACAAACAACTGA
- the LOC109061583 gene encoding stonustoxin subunit alpha-like isoform X2 — translation MCVCRLSGCMVTEEGCSYLSSALSSNPSHLRELDLSYNHPGQSGVKLLSDKLKDQNCSLKILNLDHGEPFRIQPGLQKYFCDLTLDPNTANTQLILSENGEVKYVEQQPYPDHPDRFKDIPQVLCRESLTGRHYWEVERTGWARVAVAYKTIIKEGTVGKFGYNNKSWCLFCTIDGFVVWHNNVSNNIPAPSPSPKRVGVYLDWPAGTLCFYSISDTHTLTHLHTFNTTFTEPLYAGFKVFNSSLSLCKITQQTNN, via the exons ATGTGTGTttgtaggttgtctggctgtatggtgacagaagAAGGCTGTAGTtatctgtcttcagctctgagctcaaacccctcacacctgagagagctggatctgagctacaatcacccaggacaatCAGGAGTCAAGCTGCTCTCTGACAAACTGAAAGATCAAAACTGCTCACTAAAGATACTCAA TTTGGACCATGGAGAGCCTTTCAGGATCCAGCCAGGACTGCAAAAAT ATttctgtgatctcacactggatccaaacacagcgaACACTCAACTAATTCTGTCTGAGAACGGAGAGGTGAAATATGTGGAGCagcagccgtatcctgatcatccagacagatttaaAGATATTCCTCAGGTTCTGTGTCgagagagtctgactggacgTCATTACTGGGAGGTTGAGCGGACTGGCTGGGCTCGTGTAGCAGTGGCCTATAAAACAATCATCAAAGAAGGGACTGTTGGTAAGTTTGGATACAATAACAAGTCCTGGTGTCTCTTCTGCACTATTGATGGATTTGTTGTCTGGCACAACAATGTGAGCAACAACATTCCTGCTCCTTCACCCTCCCCTAAAAGAGTAGGAGTGTATCTGGATTGGCCGGCCGGCACTCTTTGCTTCTACAGCATCTctgacacgcacacactcacacacttacacacattcaacaccacattcactgaacccctctatgCTGGATTTAAGGTTTTTAATTCCTCACTGTCACTGTGTAAGATCACACAACAGACAAACAACTGA